The Macadamia integrifolia cultivar HAES 741 unplaced genomic scaffold, SCU_Mint_v3 scaffold1009, whole genome shotgun sequence genome segment tatatattattttctcAGTCTTCTGGTTCCATGTGAATCATGTTGATAGTTACTTCTCCCACATTTCCATTGATATGACTTGAGATATTTCCCCCATACTAGGTGGAGTGAGGAGTCGTCTCCCCTTCAAATATACTATTGGGCAAAAGAAAGATCCATCCGCCTTAATCCTTAGCCACAATTAACATACCAACTCTTTCATTGATTTGACACTGACAAAGCGTAAGAGGAAAGTTCTTTGGGAAAATTACCTGATTACCTAGTATTGGGTTTGGTTTTACCGAAATACCCACGATGGGTTTCACTCAATATATATACCCAAAACCAGTTTGCGTATTATCgaaatacccaaaacagtggAAGCCGTACGCCAGACTTCGTATCCCTACGCATTGAACTTGATACATGTTCCAATCGGTGAAAAAAATTCCGATTTTGTTTCTAATCGTCTTCTACAATCGATTCTTTAACGTCCGATGATCCGATCGCATCTTGAGGGCTTAAGTTTCTATTTGGACTATGTATTTCCGAAAGGGGAAAGAATGGGTTGCTGATTTCAGTTGTTCGGAGTCTACGGACTATGGATTTCCGAGAGGAGGGAGACTTGTTGCTGGTTTCAGGAGATTTAGGGCTTAAATAGAATGGAGGGAGAAGCACGACGGGAGAAGGACTCGAGGGAGAAGAATCCGTGACTCACCCATCGACTTCTCATTCACACACGGAGAGAGacagaggaggggagagaacTGGTACTGCGTGAATGCTCTCCTCCAGTTTACAATTCTGaagtttcttctcttggaacCGTTTGTTGTTCCTGTCGCTTCTTCTGGTGCTGCTCCGGCTCCGGCTCCGGCTCTGCTCCATCTCCATGGGAGAAAGACAAAGGAGGGGAGACAACTCAGACCCACGATATCGTTCATCTTCTTCGGGTTGGATGTTCATCTGAGGTGAGCAAAGATTTTGTTTTCAGCCTATTTTCCATGTCAtacgttttttgtttttgtaatctatgtgttcttttttttttttctcacttcacAGAGAATCGAAAGAATCCCATTCCCATGTTTGTTCGTGGGTCTGCGTGAGTGCTCTGTTGGGATCAACAAACCTTACCATCGGTCATCTTCTTCCCATAACTTGAGGTAAGCAATGATCTTTTGATGTTTCAGTTTTCCATGTCTTACACCTAAGTTTGTTTTTGTAATCTgtgttcttttaatttttttttcccactacaCAGAGAATGGAACGAATCCCATTCCCATGTTGGTTCGTTCGAACCTCTTACTATTCCTTTGAGAATGGGAGTCACATTTCTGATATTGGTTCATAGCATTTTCATTCTTGTTCTCTTTTATTCGATGAATTCACAGAAACTTATATCTTGATCTTTGTACCGTACATGGGTCTttcgttattattattattgtttttattattattatgaatggCACGTTCAATTGttcaaactaaaaaaatagAGTACATAGTTATGGTTCATTGTAGTGTTGGTGACTAGTAGCCTAGTAGGTGTTTGATGTAATGCCTCAATGGAATCAAGGGAATTACAACATGCTCTATGGTTTCTGGAAATGGTGTAAGATCTTATCTGAAACAGTTTGGAATGGTTAACCGATGGTTTAATGGTTGAGGAACAATGATGAGATTAGATTTTCTTGTTAAACTAAAACTGGAGTTTGATagtagaaaatttcaatttcataagaaaattgtgGCGGGTCAGGAATTTATggtttaaaataggatggaaatCCAGCTTGCTGGTTTGTGTTTGATTTCATTGAAAGGGCTGAAAAGGTTTAAGAGTGTGGAGTCAAATTAGGAAGCATAGAAAGCTTAAAGGTGGTTTATTATGCAGGTCTCAATGGGAAAGAATACAATTATTCTTACTTAGGACTAATtagatatgagaagaactaaaatATATACACTTTCTTTTCAATGATAATATGCATTGATGTTGGATGAAAGGTGTCCTCAAGTGCCATTGTAACTACTATTAAAAGGACAAACAAGTGAACTCAATGTAGGTTGTTGCTGTCCAGCAGACACACAAAGATAATCAGAATCCAAGACCTGCCATCAGAAGCATGTGTAATAGAAAAATGTTGCATCCGTAGAACATGGaaagaatttcaaaatttatacAACTTGTTAGTGAATGAGACTATTTCTTAGAGAAACTGTTAGAATTGAGATCTTTATAGAAGAAGCTTACTTGTGTTGAATTCAGTTTTGAGtttgaaaataatagaaaatttaaaATGTCTGGGTGCTACTGCTCATTGCTTTCTATTAGAGCAGGCTATCACAAATGTATTTCAACTTCATTTCTAAGCTTCACTGGAACAACGTGTGATGCGCTTATGTAACCAGTTGTTTTGATCATTCTGATTTTTAAAGTTTGCTTGGACCTTGGAATGTCTAAACCATACCAAATTTGTCTGCTAGGTTCCTCTCTGAATCTCCAGTGGACCAATTTATTGTGAACGGTAGCTGCAGAAATTTGACTCTAATTCCCATTCATCAGTGGAAGGGAAAACTTTCAGCTCATAGAAGGCCACTTACAGATAAGGCAGCATATAGGTCTTACTTTACTCCTTACCTATTGATTTTTTCTGGATGCTGTTGTTGTTAACCTTTTTTTTGTTGTGTGGTTTCCCTGAGtagttcaatttttgttttttagtgtCTTAATGTGATTTGCAATTCAAGTTTGAGGCTGATGTTGATGTGTATTGGTTCCTAAAACATATGGTCACAATATTGAAGGTTGAGTTTTGAGAAATGGACTCGGTTTAATCATATCAGCTATATTTATTGAGAACTTGGATTTCGTTTGATGTGTGCTTCAAATGCAAACTGATTGGACAGTTGGGACTTGCGAGACTAGTTTTCTCTGTTCATTTATGTGACCGCCTTTCTTACATGGTCATTTCATTACTGCTTGTGCATGACAACTATTGGTTTGAGTGCACTAACTTTGATTTTTTcctaaatctttgaaatttGTGATTGGTTTTTGTTACAGTTATTTTAATCTATTTGAAGCATCAAATCAGTAAAACAactcaaaatttggaaattcATAAGATTCATGTAAATTTGTACTTGTTATGATCTTAGTGAGCAAGGCTACACAAGGGGGTAAATGGTTTTTATTGTATTAGAATTTAAGGGTTTTAGAGAAGAAGCATTCATGAAATGTGATGACAATGTTTTGTTAGCGGAACCAAATTTTAAACTTTCTCCCAAGGAGGGTCAATTTGATGGGTTACATAGagagttgatgaaggagaattGGTCTGCCACTATGTAGGCTTTAAGTGGTcccctcccacccccccccccttgacAGACTAAACTCTTCGCAAAACCCAAAATATCTCAAATATTTCCGAATCTTTTAGACTGATTCGTATCTGTAGCAAATTATAGTTCAGGGCTGAGTTTAGTCTCTATGATAGGGTTCTAAATTGCCTCAGCTTAGGAATTCAGAAATCCCTTAGAAATCAAAATCTTAGTGAATGGTTCTGTAACTAGGCTCAAGCGAAAATTGATTTCAGCAAGTCAAATGTTCAAATGAGACCAGAAATAAGGTCAAGTCCTCTGTTCAGAGTATTAAGCTGTATTGCAAAATCTGATGGAAATTCAACTGCTGGATTGTGAGATACGAATATTTCCTTCATCAAATAGGAAAGTCGAAACCCAGAAAATAACAAAATTGATGGGCAGGGTATATATAATTAAGAATAGTAACAAGCAGagatctttttttcattttttttaaaaaattattcttatcattattattattattatattaagcAGCAATATGAAACCATAAACAGTAGCCGGtcaaatttttaaaaatcaagtCCATTGTCCCTGATTTTGAGAAGTTCACTTGAAAAAGGCTTCCCGAAATTGAGTAGAAAATTCAGGGTTATAAACAGAAACATAAACTAGACAAGTGGATAATGTAACTGAGGCAGATCATAGTAGAAAGCCCAACTAACAGAATAACAGAACCAATAGAATGTAAGAATGAAAATAGCATGATCAGGATAGAGGAATGtcggatttggatttttattttgctcttattgttcatatatttttttgggaaagtTTATTTTCTGCTACTGAAAATTCCatgaaaattccttttttttttttatattttttgctgTGGGGACGACTTTTCTGTGCCTTGTGGATTCAGGAGGTCTCTAATAAGTTGAAAATAGAGTTTCAAGTTCTGCAGATTTATATTCTTTTAATGTACTTCCCGCTGTTAAGAAACCATTGCGATTATATTGTTGCTTCTATTGGGCTTCTTAAATCCTCTCATATTTTCTGCTCTCCTTGTGATTGTATCATAGTAAAAGCCATgttaaaaggaaaattctcaATCTTTTGCCTTGTGAGGATTGCAGCATATAGGAAAGATGTCAGGTTCAGTATTGGCTGTATGCAGTTATGGTGGAGTGTTAGTAAAAGATACTGATGGAACATATATGAAGGAGGGAGGTGAATCTATTGCAATTCGTATGGATGGAACAATGAATTTCACCCAGTTCTTGGAGAAGGTTTGTTCATCATGGAATTTCAACCCTGATGGTGTTTTATTGAAGTGGTTAGTGCCTGGGAGTAGATGTGCTCCTATTAGCCTTAAGGGAGACTTAGACctccaaaatatgttggatttTAACAGTCGTAGTGCCATAGTGGATGTAATTGTGTCAAGGGATGATGGCTCTATCGGAAGTGATCACTATGGGCCCAGGTACATTATTTGTTGTAGTTTGTCAGTTTGTTTAGCTtaagtttttaaattttttatggcTGTAATGAGATGTaaacattgtttttttttttttttttttttaaattccgaTAGCAGGTGCAGTGTTACTTTTGCACAGTCTCAGCATATGGATGACGGGAATGTTGATGAGACTTGTGACATGGTTATTGCATGTTCAAGTGAGACACCTGTGGACAAAGTACTAACCATATTTTGGGAGAAAGCAATAGAGGGTGTGGGACAGATGTTTAAGTCAGCAACTGACTTTCGACAATCGGTTGCTCAATTTGCTATTGCAAATGGTTTCCGTTATTTGACAAAGTGGAGTGATAAAGCGAGGGTTATTGTTGAGTGTGCAGTTGAGGGATGTTATTGGTCAATTAGGGCAAGTCATGTCAAGCCGAGTGGAATGTTTAGGATTCATAAGTACCAAGGTGTACACCAACATCCACCTGGATCTCAGTTCATTGACAAGGTGAAGGTACCGCAGTCTCTCATAGCTAATACTGTGGTTGAGAAAGTTCGAGACACTCCCAAGTATCCTCCAACTGAAATCATTATTGATATGAAAAGAGACTATCACCTAGAATTGAGTTACATGCAGTGTTGGAGGGCAAAGGAGGTTGCAAATGATAAAGTGTTTGGATCTTTCAAGGAATCTTATCTGTACATCCCTTGGTATTGTAATAAGGTTATTGAGACAAACCCTGGGAGCCATGCTAAATATGAGGTTGATGATGATGGTAAATTTACAAGACTATTTGTAGCCTATTACGCTGCTGTGTAGGGCTTCAGGACAGGATGTAGACCTGTATTGTTCATTGATGGCACCTTCATAAAATCCAGGTTTCTTGGCACTCTGTTATCTGCTACAGCAATGGATGCAGATGATGGGATGTTTCCTGTCGCCTTCGCAATTGTCTCTGGTGAGAATCACTCTGATTGGACATGGTTTTTAGAGCAGCTTAACATGGCATTAGACAACACTGAACAGATTGTTTTTGTGTCTGATAGGCATCAATCCATAATTGATGGGGTGCATTCTGTCTTTGGGGATGTCCACCATGCGTTTTGTCTTCGccatttaaaggaaaattttaagaagAATCTTCGAAAGCCTATGTCAGCCATTTTGAAGAATGCTTTAGAAGTATTGCTTACTGATGCAGCATATGCACGGACAACTTTAGACTTTAACAATCATATGGGTGATATAAAGGGTATCTCAGAAGATGCATATATATGGTTAATGACAATTGGACCAGAGAACTGGGCTAATTGTCTATTCCCTGGAAATCGTTATGACAAGTTGACTTCCAATTATGCAGAGACATATAATGCATGGATATTAAAGCAACGTGAACTGCCCATAATGCAACTCTTGAACAGTATAAGGGTGAAACAGATGGAGATGATGTATAAACGTAAGCAGAAATTAATTAAGTGGAAATATGATGTGGGCCCT includes the following:
- the LOC122062383 gene encoding uncharacterized protein LOC122062383 isoform X3, with the translated sequence MEGEGRREKDSREKNWLTHPSTSHSHTERQRRGENWCCVSALLQFTILKFLLLEPFVVPVTSSGAAPVPAPALAPAPSPWEKDKGGETTQTHDIVHLLRAGCSSERIERIPFPCLFVGLRECSVGINKPYHRSSSSHNLRFLSESPVDQFIVNGSCRNLTLIPIHQWKGKLSAHRRPLTDKAAYSYGGVLVKDTDGTYMKEGGESIAIRMDGTMNFTQFLEKVCSSWNFNPDGVLLKWLVPGSRCAPISLKGDLDLQNMLDFNSRSAIVDVIVSRDDGSIGSDHYGPRCSVTFAQSQHMDDGNVDETCDMVIACSSETPVDKVLTIFWEKAIEGVGQMFKSATDFRQSVAQFAIANGFRYLTKWSDKARVIVECAVEGCYWSIRASHVKPSGMFRIHKYQGVHQHPPGSQFIDKVKVPQSLIANTVVEKVRDTPKYPPTEIIIDMKRDYHLELSYMQCWRAKEVANDKVFGSFKESYLYIPWYCNKVIETNPGSHAKYEVDDDGKFTRLFVAYYAAV
- the LOC122062383 gene encoding uncharacterized protein LOC122062383 isoform X1, encoding MEGEGRREKDSREKNWLTHPSTSHSHTERQRRGENWCCVSALLQFTILKFLLLEPFVVPVTSSGAAPVPAPALAPAPSPWEKDKGGETTQTHDIVHLLRAGCSSERIERIPFPCLFVGLRECSVGINKPYHRSSSSHNLRFLSESPVDQFIVNGSCRNLTLIPIHQWKGKLSAHRRPLTDKAAYSYGGVLVKDTDGTYMKEGGESIAIRMDGTMNFTQFLEKVCSSWNFNPDGVLLKWLVPGSRCAPISLKGDLDLQNMLDFNSRSAIVDVIVSRDDGSIGSDHYGPSRCSVTFAQSQHMDDGNVDETCDMVIACSSETPVDKVLTIFWEKAIEGVGQMFKSATDFRQSVAQFAIANGFRYLTKWSDKARVIVECAVEGCYWSIRASHVKPSGMFRIHKYQGVHQHPPGSQFIDKVKVPQSLIANTVVEKVRDTPKYPPTEIIIDMKRDYHLELSYMQCWRAKEVANDKVFGSFKESYLYIPWYCNKVIETNPGSHAKYEVDDDGKFTRLFVAYYAAV
- the LOC122062383 gene encoding uncharacterized protein LOC122062383 isoform X2, with the translated sequence MEGEGRREKDSREKNWLTHPSTSHSHTERQRRGENWCCVSALLQFTILKFLLLEPFVVPVTSSGAAPVPAPALAPAPSPWEKDKGGETTQTHDIVHLLRAGCSSERIERIPFPCLFMGLRECFVGINKPYHRSSSSHHLRFLSESPVDQFIVNGSCRNLTLIPIHQWKGKLSAHRRPLTDKAAYSYGGVLVKDTDGTYMKEGGESIAIRMDGTMNFTQFLEKVCSSWNFNPDGVLLKWLVPGSRCAPISLKGDLDLQNMLDFNSRSAIVDVIVSRDDGSIGSDHYGPSRCSVTFAQSQHMDDGNVDETCDMVIACSSETPVDKVLTIFWEKAIEGVGQMFKSATDFRQSVAQFAIANGFRYLTKWSDKARVIVECAVEGCYWSIRASHVKPSGMFRIHKYQGVHQHPPGSQFIDKVKVPQSLIANTVVEKVRDTPKYPPTEIIIDMKRDYHLELSYMQCWRAKEVANDKVFGSFKESYLYIPWYCNKVIETNPGSHAKYEVDDDGKFTRLFVAYYAAV